The Ursus arctos isolate Adak ecotype North America unplaced genomic scaffold, UrsArc2.0 scaffold_28, whole genome shotgun sequence genome has a window encoding:
- the CPLX3 gene encoding complexin-3: MAFMVKTMVGGQLKNLTGSLGGGEDKGDGDKSAAEAQGMSREEYEEYQKQLVEEKMERDAQFTQRKAERATLRSHFRDKYRLPKNETDESQIQMAGGDVELPRELAKMIEEDTEEEEERASVLGQLASLPGLDLGSLKDKAQATLGDLKQSAEKCHIM, from the exons ATGGCGTTCATGGTGAAGACTATGGTGGGCGGCCAGCTGAAGAACCTCACCGGGAGCCTCGGGGGCGGCGAGGACAAGGGGGACGGGGACAAATCTGCGGCCGAAGCGCAAGGCATGAGCCGAGAAGAGTATGAGGAGTATCAGAAGCAACTGGTGGAAGAGAA GATGGAGCGGGACGCGCAGTTCACGCAGAGGAAGGCGGAGCGGGCCACGCTGAGGAGCCACTTCCGAGATAAATATCGGCTGCCCAAG AACGAGACAGATGAGAGCCAGATTCAGATGGCAGGTGGAGACGTGGAGCTGCCCCGGGAGCTGGCCAAGATGATTGAGGAggacacagaggaggaggaggagagggcctCCGTCCTTGGGCAGTTGGCCAGTCTTCCTGGCTTGGACCTCGGCTCACTCAAGGACAAGGCCCAGGCCACATTGGGGGACCTCAAGCAATCAGCTGAGAAGTGCCACATCATGTGA
- the LMAN1L gene encoding protein ERGIC-53-like, producing MSVSGMKGEDSARSQLLPTWPSPRSPSLASQLQLLPGARTPDPFTMLVVGGPKPWTPGPFTMLVVGGPKPWTPGPFTMLVVGGPKPWRCLLLLLLLGPHSPEGASPPQRRFEYKLSFKGPRPALPGAGIPFWSHHGDAILGLEEVRLAPSLQNRSGAVWSRVPVLFSAWEVEVQMRVTGPGRRGAQGLAVWYTRGRGQVGSVLEGPASWDGIGILFDSSAEDAQNSPAIRVLASDGHTRYEPRGDGASRVLGSCHRDFRNLPYPFRARITYWGQRLRVSLNSGLTPNDLDEVCVDTGPLLLAPGGFFGVSAATSTLADDHDILSFLTFSLSELDPKPPAHPFLEMEELRLARQLEGLRARLALGTREDVIPQLSSEVQDEGERSFGLEETLGRHRQILQALQGLSKQVAQAERQWKKQLGSPGHARPVGAWDSAKVSALLHGQRTLLQHLQEMRDAAAHVASRAQLFYLPVGTKHHFLELDQILSLLQKDLQGPLKAAAKKPRPPGQRPGASSCLRPNIFLFFLLLQTLGFFCYVHFSRQELDKSLWDCLSPGSPLCPAPSISEALGVLRRQPFSPSMHA from the exons ATGTCTGTGTCAGGGATGAAGGGAGAGGACAGTGCCAGAAGCCAGCTCCTCCCCACCTGGCCCAGTCCCCGgagcccctccctggcctcccagctGCAGCTCCTCCCTGGGGCCCGGACACCAGATCCCTTCACAATGCTGGTGGTCGGCGGCCCCAAGCCCTGGACACCAGGTCCCTTCACAATGCTGGTGGTCGGCGGCCCCAAGCCCTGGACGCCAGGTCCCTTCACAATGCTGGTGGTCGGCGGCCCCAAGCCCTGGCgctgccttctcctccttctgctcctgggCCCCCACAGCCCTGAGGGGGCCAGTCCCCCTCAGAGAAGGTTTGAGTACAAGCTCAGCTTCAAAGGACCAAGACCAGCGTTGCCCGGGGCAGGAATACCCTTCTGGAGTCATCATGGAG ATGCCATACTGGGCCTGGAAGAAGTGCGGCTGGCCCCATCCTTGCAGAACCGCAGCGGCGCCGTGTGGAGCAGGGTCCCCGTCCTCTTCTCGGCCTGGGAGGTGGAGGTGCAGATGAGGGTGACCGGGCCGGGGCGCCGGGGAGCCCAGGGCTTG GCCGTGTGGTACACCCGCGGCAGGGGCCAAGTAGGCTCCGTCCTGGAGGGGCCGGCCTCGTGGGACGGCATCGGGATCCTCTTCGACTCCTCGGCCGAGGATGCCCAG AACAGCCCCGCCATCCGCGTGCTGGCCAGCGATGGGCACACTCGCTACGAGCCTCGTGG GGACGGAGCCAGCCGGGTGCTGGGCTCCTGCCACCGGGACTTCCGCAACCTGCCGTACCCCTTCAGAGCACGGATCACCTACTGGGGGCAGAGGCTGCGC GTGTCCCTGAACAGTGGCCTCACTCCCAACGACCTAGATGAGGTCTGCGTTGACACGGGGCCCCTGCTTTTGGCTCCTGGAGGTTTCTTTGGGGTCTCGGCAGCCACCAGCACCCTGGCAG ATGACCATGACATCCTGTCCTTCCTGACCTTCAGTCTGAGTGAACTGGATCCGAAG CCTCCCGCCCATCCCTTTCTGGAGATGGAGGAGCTCCGGCTGGCGAGGCAGCTGGAAGGGCTTCGGGCAAGGCTGGCCCTGGGCACCAGGGAGGACGTGATTCCACAGCTGAGCTCCGAAGTGCAGGATGAGG GGGAAAGAAGCTTTGGCCTGGAGGAGACGCTGGGCAGACACCGCCAGATCCTGCAGGCTCTCCAGGGTCTGTCCAAACAGGTGGCCCAGGCTGAGAGGCAATGGAAGAAGCAGCTGGGGTCCCCGGGCCACGCCAGGCCTGTGGGAGCCTGG GATTCTGCCAAGGTCAGCGCCCTGCTCCATGGACAGAGAACTCTACTCCAGCACCTGCAAGAGATGAG GGATGCCGCTGCCCACGTGGCCTCAAGAGCCCAGCTCTTCTATCTGCCTGTGGGCACCAAGCATCATTTCTTAGAGCTGGATCAGATCCTGAGCCTCCTGCAGAAGGACCTTCAGGGCCCACTG AAAGCAGCAGCCAAGAAGCCCCGCCCACCCGGTCAGCGCCCAGGGGCCTCCTCATGCCTGCGGCCCAACATCTTcttgttcttcctcctccttcagacTCTAGGCTTCTTCTGCTATGTGCACTTCAG TAGGCAGGAGCTGGACAAGAGCCTTTGGGACTGTTTGTCCCCAGGCAGCCCTCTGTGTCCTGCACCAAGCATCTCTGAGGCCCTGGGGGTTCTGAGGAGGCAGCCTTTCTCCCCCAGCATGCATGCATGA
- the CSK gene encoding tyrosine-protein kinase CSK, producing the protein MSAIQAAWPSGTECIAKYNFHGTAEQDLPFCKGDVLTIVAVTKDPNWYKAKNKVGREGIIPANYVQKREGVKAGTKLSLMPWFHGKITREQAERLLCPPETGLFLVRESTNYPGDYTLCVSCDGKVEHYRIMYHASKLSIDEEVYFENLMQLVEHYTSDADGLCTRLIKPKVMEGTVAAQDEFFRSGWALNMKDLKLLQTIGKGEFGDVMLGDYRGNKVAVKCIKNDATAQAFLAEASVMTQLRHSNLVQLLGVIVEERGGLYIVTEYMAKGSLVDYLRSRGRSVLGGDCLLKFSLDVCEAMEYLEGNNFVHRDLAARNVLVSEDNVAKVSDFGLTKEASSTQDTGKLPVKWTAPEALREKKFSTKSDVWSFGILLWEIYSFGRVPYPRIPLKDVVPRVEKGYKMDAPDGCPPAVYEVMKNCWHLDAATRPSFLQLREQLEHIKTHELHL; encoded by the exons ATGTCAGCAATCCAG GCCGCCTGGCCATCCGGTACAGAATGCATTGCCAAGTACAACTTCCATGGCACTGCCGAGCAGGACCTTCCCTTCTGCAAAGGAGACGTGCTCACCATTGTGGCAGTCACCAAG GACCCAAACTGGTACAAAGCCAAGAACAAGGTGGGCCGTGAGGGCATCATCCCAGCCAACTACGTCCAGAAGCGGGAGGGCGTGAAGGCCGGCACCAAGCTCAGCCTCATGCC CTGGTTCCATGGCAAGATCACACGGGAGCAGGCCGAGCGGCTTCTGTGCCCACCGGAGACGGGCCTGTTCCTGGTGCGGGAGAGCACCAACTACCCCGGGGACTACACGCTGTGCGTGAGCTGCGACGGCAAGGTGGAGCACTACCGCATCATGTACCACGCCAGCAAGCTCAGCATCGACGAGGAGGTGTACTTCGAGAACCTCATGCAGCTGGTAGAG cactACACCTCAGACGCCGATGGACTCTGTACTCGGCTCATCAAGCCAAAGGTCATGGAGGGCACGGTGGCAGCGCAGGATGAGTTCTTCCGCA gcGGCTGGGCACTGAACATGAAGGACCTGAAGCTGCTGCAGACCATTGGGAAGGGGGAGTTTGGAG ATGTGATGCTGGGTGATTACCGAGGGAACAAAGTCGCTGTCAAGTGCATTAAAAATGATGCCACTGCCCAGGCCTTCCTGGCTGAAGCCTCTGTCATGAC GCAACTTCGGCATAGCAACCTGGTACAGCTCCTGGGCGTGATCGTGGAAGAGAGGGGTGGCCTCTACATCGTCACTGAGTACATGGCCAAG GGGAGCCTGGTGGACTATCTGCGGTCGAGGGGTCGGTCGGTGCTGGGCGGAGACTGTCTCCTCAAGTTCTCACT AGACGTCTGTGAGGCCATGGAATACCTGGAGGGCAACAACTTCGTGCACCGGGATCTGGCTGCCCGCAACGTGCTGGTGTCTGAGGACAACGTGGCCAAGGTCAGCGACTTCGGCCTCACCAAGGAGGCCTCCAGCACCCAGGACACGGGCAAGCTGCCAGTCAAGTGGACAGCCCCGGAGGCCCTGAGAGAGAAG AAATTCTCCACCAAGTCTGATGTGTGGAGTTTCGGAATCCTTCTCTGGGAAATCTACTCTTTCGGGCGAGTGCCTTATCCAAGAATT CCCCTGAAGGACGTCGTCCCTCGGGTGGAGAAGGGCTACAAGATGGACGCCCCCGACGGCTGCCCGCCTGCGGTCTACGAGGTCATGAAGAACTGCTGGCACCTGGACGCCGCCACGCGGCCCTCCTTCCTGCAGCTCCGGGAGCAGCTCGAGCACATCAAAACCCACGAGCTGCACCTGTGA
- the ULK3 gene encoding serine/threonine-protein kinase ULK3 isoform X2 yields the protein MQQLASALQFLHERNISHLDLKPQNILLSSLEKPHLKLADFGFAQHMSPWDEKHVLRGSPLYMAPEMVCQRQYDARVDLWSVGVILYEALFGQPPFASRSFTELEEKIRSNRVIELPLRPPLSRDCRDLLQRLLERDPNRRISFQDFFAHPWVDLEHMPSGESLARATALVVQAVKKDQDGDAAAALSLYCQALDFFVPALHYEMDAQRKEAIKAKVGQYVSRAEELKAIVSSSNRALLRQGTSARDLLREMARDKPRLLAALEVASAATAKEEEAGGEQAALDLYQHGLGELLVLLAAEPPGRRRELLHTEVQNLMARAEYLKEQVKMRESRWAAETLDKEGLSESVRSSCTLQ from the exons ATGCAGCAGTTGG CTAGTGCTCTGCAGTTTCTGCATGAACGGAATATCTCTCACCTGGATCTGAAGCCACAGAACATTCTGCTGAGCTCCTTGGAGAAGCCCCACCTTAAACTGGCAG ACTTCGGCTTCGCACAGCACATGTCTCCCTGGGACGAGAAGCATGTGCTCCGTGGCTCCCCACTCTACATGGCCCCCGAGATGGTGTGTCAGCGGCAGTATGACGCTCGTGTGGACCTCTGGTCCGTAGGGGTCATTCTGTACG AAGCCCTCTTCGGGCAGCCCCCCTTTGCCTCCAGGTCGTTCACGGAGCTGGAAGAGAAGATCCGGAGCAACCGGGTTATTGAG CTCCCCTTGCGGCCCCCACTCTCCCGAGACTGCCGGGACCTGCTGCAGCGGCTCCTAGAGCGGGACCCCAACCGTCGCATCTCCTTCCAGGACTTCTTCGCCCACCCCTGGGTGGACCTAGAGCACATGCCCAGTGGGGAGAGCCTGGCCCGAGCA ACCGCCCTGGTGGTGCAGGCCGTGAAGAAGGACCAGGACGGGGACGCCGCGGCTGCTTTATCTCTGTACTGCCAGGCGCTGGACTTCTTCGTGCCCGCCCTGCACT ATGAGATGGATGCCCAGCGGAAGGAGGCAATTAAAGCAAAG GTGGGGCAGTACGTGTCCCGGGCTGAGGAGCTCAAAGCCATCGTCTCCTCCTCCAATCGGGCCCTGCTGAGGCAGGGGACCTCTGCCCGAGATCTGCTCAGAG AGATGGCCCGGGACAAACCTCGCCTCCTTGCTGCCCTGGAAGTGGCTTCGGCCGCCACAGCCAAG GAGGAGGAAGCCGGCGGGGAGCAGGCTGCCCTGGACCTGTACCAGCACGGCCTGGGGGAGTTGCTGGTGCTACTGGCAG CGGAGCCCCCAGGCCGGAGGCGGGAGTTGCTTCACACCGAG GTTCAGAACCTCATGGCTCGAGCTGAGTACCTGAAGGAGCAGGTCAAG ATGAGGGAGTCTCGCTGGGCCGCTGAGACCCTGGACAAAGAGGGACTATCAGAGTCTGTTCGTAGCT CATGCACCCTGCAGTGA